In one Carettochelys insculpta isolate YL-2023 chromosome 6, ASM3395843v1, whole genome shotgun sequence genomic region, the following are encoded:
- the IRF7 gene encoding interferon regulatory factor 7 isoform X1, with the protein MAAPESGGGSQKLRFACWLIKQINSENYEGLCWLNKAHNEFRISWKHTSRKDITTNDYKIFKAWAIASGKYNEKLKDPAKWKTNFRCALRSTNMFLLVQDNSKASEDPHKVYQIVSQSPSTVAAANSPTDNLRDNKDSISPHSEEASPLHHLTLPRQQLQQQIELGLEILSLENPPQEMDSVQDERPPYHPGPNEPNGYTTNNAAPNGYQCNSDTLQWVVQQCSLIQNGCRQPLLSWAVDGGLGHSSEEVAYEDSQAFPNHHISQNGYTLEGNGAANGPAENYHQSIGQWVTQTMAETQPMQNGYDSSAASLLQQSPRHSTVSGISQLLNNTAQVLFERQPHYNNHVGLQSSFLAEAPAGNAVLCQAPSGPGENPYHQPANQWAAPTAVEQNGLTHPAAPLPEQPIPSHSSGPLRNNAEAIPPNMDVTIYYRGRPLHQVQVASSSCLFTYNEDDPGIALGCTQVIRFPSPDELPDHRQVHFTNHVLQTTGLLLEQKHKKIYAKRLNKSKVFWAFSRQLANLPHNPEPKLLPRGTETELFDYEAFSNELKAFREHQRASSPDFTIYLCFGQHFSKPKEDLLILVKLVPKFCEYCHDLVLREGASSLNSMNVSLQVSSSFNSLYDLIEQYNMQVD; encoded by the exons GGGCTCTCAAAAACTACGCTTTGCCTGCTGGTTGATTAAGCAGATCAACAGTGAAAACTATGAGGGGCTCTGCTGGCTCAACAAGGCCCACAATGAGTTCCGCATCTCCTGGAAACATACTTCCAGGAAGGATATCACAACTAATGACTACAAGATTTTCAAG GCCTGGGCCATAGCCAGTGGCAAGTACAACGAAAAGCTGAAAGATCCAGCCAAGTGGAAGACCAACTTCCGTTGTGCCCTGAGAAGCACAAACATGTTCCTGTTGGTTCAGGATAACTCAAAAGCCTCCGAGGACCCCCACAAAGTGTATCAAATTGTCAGCCAAAGCCCCAGTACTGTGGCAGCTGCTAACTCCCCAACAG ACAATCTGCGTGACAACAAAGATAGCATCAGCCCACATTCTGAAGAGGCCTCTCCTCTACACCACCTTACACTACCACGACAGCAGCTGCAG caGCAGATAGAATTAGGTTTGGAGATTTTGTCACTGGAAAACCCTCCACAAG AGATGGACAGCGTGCAGGACGAGAGGCCTCCCTACCACCCTGGCCCGAATGAGCCCAATGGCTACACCACCAATAACGCTGCACCAAACGGCTACCAGTGCAACTCTGACACACTCCAGTGGGTTGTGCAACAGTGCAGCCTAATCCAAAATGGCTGCAGGCAGCCACTGCTGTCATGGGCAGTGGATGGAGGTTTAGGTCACAGTTCAG AAGAAGTCGCATATGAAGACAGTCAGGCCTTTCCAAACCATCACATTAGCCAAAATGGATACACCCTGGAAGGGAATGGAGCAGCAAATGGACCAGCAGAGAACTATCACCAATCCATTGGCCAGTGGGTGACCCAAACCATGGCAGAGACCCAACCCATGCAGAATGGTTATGACTCGTCTGCTGCCTCACTTCTACAGCAGTCCCCCCGACACAGCACAGTTTCTGGCATAAGTCAGCTGCTTAATAATACAG CGCAAGTCCTGTTTGAGAGGCAACCTCATTACAATAACCACGTGGGCCTTCAAAGTTCTTTCCTGGCCGAAGCCCCTGCAGGGAACGCAGTGCTCTGTCAAGCGCCCAGTGGCCCAGGAGAGAATCCCTATCACCAGCCAGCAAACCAGTGGGCAGCCCCCACAGCGGTGGAGCAGAATGGGCTCACCCATCCCGCTGCCCCTCTGCCAGAGCAGCCGATTCCGTCTCACAGCTCAGGCCCTTTGCGCAACAATGCAG AAGCCATCCCTCCCAATATGGATGTCACCATCTATTACCGAGGGCGACCGCTCCACCAGGTgcaggtggccagcagcagctgcctgttcACGTACAATGAAGACGACCCTGGAATCGCCCTGGGCTGCACACAGGTGATCCGCTTCCCGAGCCCCGATGAACTGCCGGACCACAGGCAGGTCCACTTCACCAACCATGTGCTCCAGaccacagggctgctgctggaaCAGAAGCATAAGAAGATCTATGCCAAGCGCCTGAATAAAAGCAAAGTCTTCTGGGCCTTCTCCAGGCAATTAGCAAACCTGCCTCACAACCCTGAACCCAAGCTGCTGCCGCGCGGCACAGAAACTGAGCTCTTCGACTACGAGGCGTTCTCCAATG AGCTGAAGGCTTTCAGGGAACATCAAAGAGCTTCATCTCCCGACTTCACCATCTACCTTTGCTTTGGGCAGCACTTCTCCAAACCCAAGGAGGACCTGTTAATCCTGGTGAAG CTGGTGCCCAAGTTCTGCGAGTATTGCCACGACCTGGTGCTGAGGGAGGGTGCCTCATCCCTGAACAGCATGAATGTGAGTCTCCAGGTGTCCAGCTCCTTCAACAGCTTGTATGACCTTATAGAGCAGTACAACATGCAGGTCGACTGA
- the IRF7 gene encoding interferon regulatory factor 7 isoform X2, producing the protein MAAPESGGGSQKLRFACWLIKQINSENYEGLCWLNKAHNEFRISWKHTSRKDITTNDYKIFKAWAIASGKYNEKLKDPAKWKTNFRCALRSTNMFLLVQDNSKASEDPHKVYQIVSQSPSTVAAANSPTDNLRDNKDSISPHSEEASPLHHLTLPRQQLQQQIELGLEILSLENPPQEMDSVQDERPPYHPGPNEPNGYTTNNAAPNGYQCNSDTLQWVVQQCSLIQNGCRQPLLSWAVDGGLGHSSEEVAYEDSQAFPNHHISQNGYTLEGNGAANGPAENYHQSIGQWVTQTMAETQPMQNGYDSSAASLLQQSPRHSTVSGISQLLNNTAQVLFERQPHYNNHVGLQSSFLAEAPAGNAVLCQAPSGPGENPYHQPANQWAAPTAVEQNGLTHPAAPLPEQPIPSHSSGPLRNNAAIPPNMDVTIYYRGRPLHQVQVASSSCLFTYNEDDPGIALGCTQVIRFPSPDELPDHRQVHFTNHVLQTTGLLLEQKHKKIYAKRLNKSKVFWAFSRQLANLPHNPEPKLLPRGTETELFDYEAFSNELKAFREHQRASSPDFTIYLCFGQHFSKPKEDLLILVKLVPKFCEYCHDLVLREGASSLNSMNVSLQVSSSFNSLYDLIEQYNMQVD; encoded by the exons GGGCTCTCAAAAACTACGCTTTGCCTGCTGGTTGATTAAGCAGATCAACAGTGAAAACTATGAGGGGCTCTGCTGGCTCAACAAGGCCCACAATGAGTTCCGCATCTCCTGGAAACATACTTCCAGGAAGGATATCACAACTAATGACTACAAGATTTTCAAG GCCTGGGCCATAGCCAGTGGCAAGTACAACGAAAAGCTGAAAGATCCAGCCAAGTGGAAGACCAACTTCCGTTGTGCCCTGAGAAGCACAAACATGTTCCTGTTGGTTCAGGATAACTCAAAAGCCTCCGAGGACCCCCACAAAGTGTATCAAATTGTCAGCCAAAGCCCCAGTACTGTGGCAGCTGCTAACTCCCCAACAG ACAATCTGCGTGACAACAAAGATAGCATCAGCCCACATTCTGAAGAGGCCTCTCCTCTACACCACCTTACACTACCACGACAGCAGCTGCAG caGCAGATAGAATTAGGTTTGGAGATTTTGTCACTGGAAAACCCTCCACAAG AGATGGACAGCGTGCAGGACGAGAGGCCTCCCTACCACCCTGGCCCGAATGAGCCCAATGGCTACACCACCAATAACGCTGCACCAAACGGCTACCAGTGCAACTCTGACACACTCCAGTGGGTTGTGCAACAGTGCAGCCTAATCCAAAATGGCTGCAGGCAGCCACTGCTGTCATGGGCAGTGGATGGAGGTTTAGGTCACAGTTCAG AAGAAGTCGCATATGAAGACAGTCAGGCCTTTCCAAACCATCACATTAGCCAAAATGGATACACCCTGGAAGGGAATGGAGCAGCAAATGGACCAGCAGAGAACTATCACCAATCCATTGGCCAGTGGGTGACCCAAACCATGGCAGAGACCCAACCCATGCAGAATGGTTATGACTCGTCTGCTGCCTCACTTCTACAGCAGTCCCCCCGACACAGCACAGTTTCTGGCATAAGTCAGCTGCTTAATAATACAG CGCAAGTCCTGTTTGAGAGGCAACCTCATTACAATAACCACGTGGGCCTTCAAAGTTCTTTCCTGGCCGAAGCCCCTGCAGGGAACGCAGTGCTCTGTCAAGCGCCCAGTGGCCCAGGAGAGAATCCCTATCACCAGCCAGCAAACCAGTGGGCAGCCCCCACAGCGGTGGAGCAGAATGGGCTCACCCATCCCGCTGCCCCTCTGCCAGAGCAGCCGATTCCGTCTCACAGCTCAGGCCCTTTGCGCAACAATGCAG CCATCCCTCCCAATATGGATGTCACCATCTATTACCGAGGGCGACCGCTCCACCAGGTgcaggtggccagcagcagctgcctgttcACGTACAATGAAGACGACCCTGGAATCGCCCTGGGCTGCACACAGGTGATCCGCTTCCCGAGCCCCGATGAACTGCCGGACCACAGGCAGGTCCACTTCACCAACCATGTGCTCCAGaccacagggctgctgctggaaCAGAAGCATAAGAAGATCTATGCCAAGCGCCTGAATAAAAGCAAAGTCTTCTGGGCCTTCTCCAGGCAATTAGCAAACCTGCCTCACAACCCTGAACCCAAGCTGCTGCCGCGCGGCACAGAAACTGAGCTCTTCGACTACGAGGCGTTCTCCAATG AGCTGAAGGCTTTCAGGGAACATCAAAGAGCTTCATCTCCCGACTTCACCATCTACCTTTGCTTTGGGCAGCACTTCTCCAAACCCAAGGAGGACCTGTTAATCCTGGTGAAG CTGGTGCCCAAGTTCTGCGAGTATTGCCACGACCTGGTGCTGAGGGAGGGTGCCTCATCCCTGAACAGCATGAATGTGAGTCTCCAGGTGTCCAGCTCCTTCAACAGCTTGTATGACCTTATAGAGCAGTACAACATGCAGGTCGACTGA